In Candidatus Abyssobacteria bacterium SURF_5, one DNA window encodes the following:
- a CDS encoding gamma carbonic anhydrase family protein, producing MKLDASIFVHPSAVLHGNVTVGKYSSIWANAVIRADFNTIAIGRYTNIQDHATIHCSPTNPTVIGDFVTAAHSSIMHACTVGNRVMIGMGATILDGARIGDGTMIAANALVRENMNVPPNSLVVGVPGRILEGKGRPEFIEQNAISYYVLSRKYMEGVDSISPAELLSLMQKFEAQD from the coding sequence ATGAAACTTGATGCTTCAATTTTTGTCCACCCCTCGGCCGTCCTGCACGGAAACGTGACCGTCGGCAAGTACAGCAGCATCTGGGCGAATGCTGTTATTCGGGCCGATTTCAATACCATCGCCATCGGGCGATACACAAACATCCAGGACCACGCCACAATCCATTGCTCTCCGACCAACCCTACCGTCATCGGCGACTTTGTCACCGCCGCACACTCCTCTATCATGCACGCGTGCACGGTCGGAAACCGCGTGATGATCGGCATGGGAGCCACCATCCTGGATGGCGCACGGATCGGCGACGGCACCATGATCGCCGCCAATGCGCTCGTTCGCGAGAATATGAACGTCCCTCCAAACTCGCTTGTCGTCGGGGTCCCCGGCAGGATCCTCGAGGGAAAAGGGCGGCCGGAATTCATCGAGCAGAACGCGATCTCGTATTACGTCCTCTCCCGAAAATATATGGAAGGCGTAGATTCGATCTCGCCCGCCGAATTGCTCAGCCTGATGCAGAAATTCGAGGCGCAGGATTAA
- a CDS encoding lactate utilization protein — protein sequence MDTIQKTVDALTANNIECILVQTKQEALAKTLEMIPEGSTVGLGGSVTVEQVGLLERLRSGKYTLYDQYEAGIDMPENMKRRKQGLTAQFFVAGTNAITSDGQLVNVDGLGNRVAAQAFGPEKVILIAGTNKIVKDVHDAFDRLQNVAAPTNAKRVNYMTPCQETGVCIDCDSPMRICNIYTIIRRMMFPGRLTVILVNESLGY from the coding sequence ATGGACACCATTCAAAAAACCGTCGATGCGCTTACGGCAAACAACATCGAGTGCATTCTCGTGCAGACAAAACAGGAAGCTCTGGCGAAGACGCTCGAGATGATTCCGGAAGGCTCGACCGTCGGCCTTGGCGGATCGGTTACGGTCGAACAAGTAGGATTGCTCGAACGGCTCCGTTCCGGCAAGTATACCCTGTATGATCAGTATGAGGCAGGCATCGATATGCCTGAGAACATGAAGCGCAGGAAACAGGGCCTTACAGCTCAATTCTTTGTCGCCGGCACAAACGCGATAACCTCAGACGGACAACTTGTGAATGTGGACGGGCTTGGCAATCGGGTCGCCGCGCAAGCCTTCGGGCCGGAAAAGGTTATCCTGATTGCCGGAACAAATAAGATCGTCAAGGATGTCCATGACGCATTTGATCGGCTGCAGAATGTTGCGGCTCCCACAAATGCGAAGCGGGTGAATTACATGACTCCCTGCCAGGAGACCGGCGTCTGCATCGATTGCGACTCGCCCATGCGCATCTGCAATATCTATACGATCATCCGTAGAATGATGTTCCCCGGCCGGCTCACGGTGATCCTGGTGAACGAATCGCTCGGTTATTGA
- a CDS encoding RNA 3'-terminal phosphate cyclase — protein MIEVDGSYLEGGGAILRVATALSAITGKPVRVFNVRAGRSKPGLMTQHLESLKAVALLCSGRLDNAFTGSTEIEMHPGRIQPRDISVTIATAGAIGLLFQSVSAPICLADTDVRVSILGGATFARWAPPLPAIQRVLLPLLESMGYPAELEIARHGFFPKGGARVKITGHPSRYRRPLVLTEPGEASIVRGISVASTHLQKAQVADRQARAAGQTLGQAGLKAQVEREYVDAVCPGSGIVLWAETGARAIIGGDSIGERGKPSEQVGEEAANALIETVRSGAAVDEHLSDQLLLFMALAKGRSVITTPRLTGHAKTNMHVIKQFLPVEFEVKEDALVRIECSGSVN, from the coding sequence ATGATCGAGGTTGACGGCTCATATCTTGAGGGCGGCGGCGCAATCCTGCGCGTAGCTACGGCGCTTTCTGCGATAACGGGAAAGCCGGTGCGGGTGTTTAATGTCAGGGCCGGCAGATCGAAGCCCGGCCTGATGACTCAGCATCTGGAGAGTTTGAAGGCGGTTGCTTTGCTCTGCTCGGGCCGATTGGATAATGCCTTTACGGGCTCGACTGAAATCGAAATGCATCCGGGAAGAATACAACCGAGAGATATCTCTGTGACTATAGCGACGGCCGGCGCGATCGGTCTATTATTCCAATCGGTCAGCGCGCCGATTTGCCTGGCGGACACCGACGTGAGGGTGAGCATTCTTGGCGGCGCCACTTTTGCGCGGTGGGCTCCTCCCCTGCCGGCAATTCAGCGCGTGCTGCTGCCGCTTCTGGAGAGCATGGGATACCCGGCCGAATTGGAAATAGCGCGGCACGGTTTTTTCCCCAAGGGCGGAGCGCGTGTAAAGATAACCGGGCATCCCAGCCGTTACCGTCGCCCGCTTGTTCTGACTGAGCCGGGAGAGGCAAGCATCGTCAGAGGGATATCGGTTGCAAGTACTCACCTCCAGAAGGCGCAAGTGGCCGACAGGCAGGCGCGGGCGGCCGGGCAGACGCTCGGACAGGCCGGCCTGAAGGCGCAGGTTGAAAGAGAATATGTTGATGCGGTCTGTCCGGGATCGGGAATCGTTCTGTGGGCGGAGACAGGAGCGAGAGCGATAATCGGGGGCGACTCAATCGGCGAGAGGGGAAAACCGTCGGAGCAGGTTGGAGAAGAAGCCGCCAATGCCCTCATTGAGACAGTGCGATCCGGCGCTGCGGTCGATGAGCATCTCTCGGATCAACTTCTGCTCTTTATGGCTCTCGCGAAGGGGAGGTCGGTCATCACCACGCCGAGATTGACCGGCCACGCAAAGACGAACATGCATGTGATAAAGCAGTTCCTGCCGGTGGAATTCGAGGTAAAGGAAGACGCTCTTGTCCGGATCGAGTGCTCTGGAAGCGTGAATTAA
- a CDS encoding serine/threonine protein kinase has product MYCDHCGAENRNNANFCHKCGTDLSALLKNEKKSAVATLSDAPAPPPVIDESTARAGFQQILSGRYELKEFLGRGGMGMVFRGYDKQLGMDLALKFLLSRYADDLAAIESLKREAKAAMRLAHPNIVRLYNFEDTPQLKYLLMEYVRGESLAALAAKRTNRRLSEPEVIRFMCEICEALSYSHKENIIHRDIKPGNILVTTEGKVKLGDFGIALINEKAVDLETDEVSGTPSYMSPEQTLGQPLDGRTDLYSLSITMYEMLAGKPPFRGKHSRFNYISMVPDPIEGVSDWLNAILLKCLRKEPEGRWSSAEELRDVLLGKKEGGLALKAKFRPWWVVAEDLKRNELPPTAPDPEPKEDIAPPVLPRAEVQRTLAPSSASRTKQRVEKVGRYAGLLENASERDQARIAYGTTAGIIAGILLFLISKETTGIQSPRVFLHFGFTIYGGFLGVAVGFAHKKFIRGALSFSFGLFGGILTGLFIPNGLEGSLIQVQPPVSATACAAVIGALLGVADGIYCQSINYTVRCAVWGAFGGAAATILFMLIRHLFSAFWSPLPHWVILGLLLGFSIMMGIGLARKPAIEKYPSQQ; this is encoded by the coding sequence ATGTATTGCGATCATTGCGGTGCGGAAAACAGGAATAACGCAAATTTCTGTCATAAATGCGGAACCGATCTGTCGGCCCTTCTAAAGAACGAGAAAAAAAGTGCAGTTGCCACACTCTCTGATGCCCCCGCTCCGCCTCCCGTGATCGATGAATCTACTGCGCGTGCGGGATTCCAACAGATCCTGAGCGGCCGCTATGAGCTGAAAGAATTTCTGGGACGCGGTGGCATGGGCATGGTCTTTCGAGGTTATGATAAACAGCTTGGAATGGACCTGGCCCTGAAGTTCCTCTTGAGCCGCTATGCCGACGACCTTGCTGCCATTGAAAGCCTGAAACGCGAGGCCAAGGCCGCAATGCGACTGGCGCATCCGAATATCGTGCGCCTCTATAATTTCGAAGACACCCCTCAGTTGAAGTACCTCTTGATGGAGTACGTCAGAGGAGAATCGCTGGCCGCGCTCGCCGCGAAAAGAACCAATCGCCGCTTGAGCGAACCGGAAGTGATTCGGTTCATGTGCGAAATCTGCGAGGCCCTCAGTTATTCCCATAAGGAGAACATCATCCACAGGGACATCAAACCCGGCAATATCCTCGTCACGACCGAGGGCAAGGTGAAACTCGGTGACTTCGGTATCGCTCTGATCAACGAGAAGGCCGTTGATCTGGAGACGGACGAAGTGTCCGGCACTCCTTCATACATGAGCCCCGAACAGACTCTCGGCCAGCCGCTCGATGGACGGACCGATCTCTATTCTCTCTCCATCACCATGTACGAGATGCTGGCCGGTAAACCGCCCTTTCGGGGGAAGCATTCGCGTTTCAATTACATCAGCATGGTCCCAGACCCCATCGAAGGCGTTTCCGACTGGCTCAACGCAATTCTCTTGAAATGTCTCCGGAAAGAACCGGAAGGCAGATGGAGCAGCGCGGAAGAACTGAGAGATGTTTTGCTCGGCAAGAAGGAGGGTGGCCTGGCGCTCAAGGCCAAATTTCGGCCGTGGTGGGTTGTGGCTGAAGACCTCAAGCGAAACGAACTCCCCCCAACCGCTCCCGACCCGGAGCCGAAGGAAGATATTGCTCCACCGGTATTGCCCCGGGCTGAAGTGCAGCGGACACTGGCGCCTTCTTCCGCCAGCCGCACAAAACAGCGGGTCGAAAAAGTCGGGCGGTACGCCGGCTTGCTGGAAAACGCATCCGAGCGCGATCAGGCCCGAATCGCTTACGGCACTACTGCCGGTATTATCGCCGGCATCCTTCTTTTCCTGATCTCCAAGGAAACGACCGGCATTCAGTCGCCACGGGTTTTCCTCCATTTCGGGTTTACGATATACGGAGGATTTCTGGGAGTCGCTGTGGGTTTCGCGCATAAGAAATTCATCCGGGGCGCTCTCTCGTTTTCTTTTGGCTTATTCGGGGGAATTCTCACGGGCCTGTTTATCCCAAACGGGTTGGAAGGCTCTCTGATTCAGGTCCAGCCGCCAGTGAGCGCGACCGCGTGCGCCGCCGTTATCGGAGCTTTGCTCGGAGTGGCTGACGGAATATACTGCCAATCGATCAACTATACCGTTCGGTGTGCCGTTTGGGGGGCGTTCGGGGGTGCCGCAGCAACCATTCTCTTCATGCTGATCCGGCACCTCTTCTCGGCCTTCTGGTCACCGCTCCCTCATTGGGTGATCCTCGGACTGCTGTTAGGGTTCTCCATTATGATGGGAATCGGATTGGCAAGAAAACCGGCAATAGAAAAGTATCCGAGCCAGCAGTAA
- a CDS encoding aminopeptidase P family protein produces the protein MSIERIDVLRSRLAEMNIDAAVLLYSRDLLYYAGVSIPSILLITPQTARLYVRRAMEFALHDATVPDVVPDGNFRQVAEQLASEKLQDARIGLELDVIPAELFLKIQSELTGAELVNISPHILNQRMIKDEDEVKLVKASAAMIDKAQSRAREVIRAGMPEIDMAAEIEAELRRNKHEVVLINRRFDAHTFYGMIGSGETLSRFAGFANVASGIGLSRAMRISACDRIMKRGDLVMIDITGCFHGYITDVTRMYVIGRATDIQKDVFNELCVVQDEIFSSIRPATPVADVYECGRAAAEKTKFGPYFMGYHEKGRFVGHGIGLELDEPPVIGPDDPTIIRENMTLVVEINTIIPGFGAIKLEDSFIVRSNGIELLSNTERKLYEVDV, from the coding sequence ATGTCCATCGAGAGAATTGACGTTCTGCGCAGTCGGCTGGCCGAAATGAATATAGATGCCGCCGTGCTGCTCTACTCGCGTGATCTGCTGTATTATGCCGGCGTCTCAATCCCAAGCATCCTTTTGATAACACCGCAGACGGCGCGTCTCTATGTTCGCCGCGCCATGGAATTCGCTCTGCATGATGCCACCGTCCCCGATGTGGTGCCCGACGGTAACTTCCGACAGGTGGCCGAACAACTGGCCTCCGAGAAACTGCAAGATGCCCGCATCGGCCTCGAACTGGACGTCATTCCCGCCGAATTGTTTCTGAAAATCCAATCGGAATTGACTGGCGCCGAATTGGTCAATATCAGCCCGCACATCCTCAATCAGCGGATGATAAAGGACGAGGATGAAGTGAAACTGGTGAAGGCCTCTGCCGCAATGATCGATAAAGCACAATCTCGCGCTCGCGAAGTCATTCGCGCGGGAATGCCGGAAATAGATATGGCTGCCGAAATCGAGGCGGAACTCCGCCGGAATAAGCACGAGGTCGTTCTGATCAACCGCAGATTCGACGCGCATACCTTCTACGGCATGATCGGGTCGGGCGAGACCCTCTCGCGCTTTGCAGGATTCGCCAATGTCGCCTCCGGCATCGGCCTCAGCCGCGCCATGAGGATCAGCGCGTGCGACCGGATCATGAAACGCGGCGACCTCGTGATGATCGATATCACCGGCTGCTTCCACGGATACATCACCGACGTCACCCGGATGTACGTGATTGGCCGGGCGACCGATATCCAGAAAGACGTCTTCAATGAACTGTGCGTCGTTCAGGACGAGATATTCTCCAGCATCCGGCCGGCAACACCGGTTGCCGACGTTTATGAATGCGGACGCGCGGCCGCGGAGAAAACGAAATTCGGCCCCTATTTCATGGGATATCACGAGAAAGGCAGATTTGTCGGACACGGAATCGGCCTCGAACTCGACGAGCCGCCCGTCATCGGGCCGGACGATCCCACCATAATACGGGAAAACATGACGCTCGTGGTCGAAATCAACACCATCATTCCCGGCTTCGGCGCCATCAAGCTGGAAGACTCGTTCATTGTTCGCTCGAACGGCATCGAGCTGCTATCGAATACCGAACGGAAACTGTATGAAGTGGATGTGTGA
- a CDS encoding CinA family nicotinamide mononucleotide deamidase-related protein — MNAEIIMIGSELLLGQIIDTNSAFLAQELAKIGVNLYFKTTVGDNPVRMADVFRAALSRSDIIIASGGLGPTEDDLTREVVAEVIGEPLEFRQDLFDQIESLFKRHGFTMSPNNRKQAFIPRNSQAIENPVGTAPGFIVEKQGRLIVTLPGVPRELKFLMETVVIPFLRARFSLGETTIASRVLKICGMGESRVDSVVGDLIRESSNPTVGILAEPAQILLRITAKGASPSEAKAKIAAVEAEIRNRLGRLIFGTDAETLEGVVTALLVKDKKSVALVETLTGGAIAQGFVSAGGSTLTESFVALGDEARRRMASIDVAEWNEARRNPAAVSKRLAEGMRAKSGADIAAASLGILPGSDELEGDDKVSGKTCIAVASESTSTAWEFRFAGSDPVNQVRATALTIEMLRRFLIGYVDDEMRARMK, encoded by the coding sequence ATGAATGCAGAAATCATCATGATCGGGTCTGAACTCTTGTTAGGACAAATCATCGACACCAATTCCGCTTTTCTCGCGCAGGAACTGGCCAAAATCGGGGTCAACCTTTATTTCAAAACAACTGTGGGCGATAACCCGGTCCGAATGGCCGACGTTTTTCGGGCGGCCCTCTCGCGGTCCGATATCATCATCGCCTCCGGCGGGCTGGGACCGACCGAAGACGACTTGACGCGAGAGGTTGTCGCCGAGGTGATCGGCGAACCCCTGGAATTCAGGCAGGACCTGTTCGATCAAATCGAGTCCTTGTTCAAGCGGCACGGATTCACCATGAGCCCGAACAACCGCAAACAGGCTTTCATCCCCCGGAATTCACAGGCAATCGAAAATCCGGTCGGTACCGCGCCCGGGTTTATCGTCGAGAAACAGGGGCGACTCATCGTCACACTGCCGGGCGTCCCCCGCGAGTTGAAATTCCTGATGGAAACGGTTGTTATTCCCTTCCTTCGCGCACGGTTTTCGTTGGGTGAGACGACCATTGCTTCGCGCGTCCTCAAAATCTGCGGGATGGGCGAAAGCAGGGTTGACAGTGTGGTCGGAGACCTTATCAGGGAATCGTCCAATCCGACCGTCGGTATTCTCGCCGAACCGGCACAGATCTTGCTCCGAATCACGGCCAAGGGTGCAAGTCCTTCGGAGGCCAAAGCAAAAATCGCGGCCGTAGAGGCCGAAATCCGCAACAGGCTCGGCCGGCTCATTTTCGGGACCGACGCTGAAACACTGGAAGGTGTTGTAACGGCCCTACTTGTGAAGGATAAAAAGTCTGTGGCGCTCGTGGAGACCTTGACCGGCGGCGCGATTGCCCAAGGGTTTGTCTCCGCCGGAGGCAGCACGCTCACAGAATCATTTGTGGCTCTCGGTGACGAAGCTCGTCGCAGGATGGCCTCGATTGACGTGGCGGAATGGAATGAAGCCAGACGCAATCCAGCGGCCGTTTCCAAGAGACTCGCGGAAGGGATGCGGGCAAAAAGCGGCGCTGATATAGCCGCCGCATCTCTCGGAATTCTGCCGGGAAGCGATGAGCTTGAAGGAGATGACAAGGTGTCGGGTAAAACGTGTATCGCCGTCGCGTCCGAGAGCACAAGCACGGCATGGGAATTCCGTTTTGCAGGATCCGATCCGGTCAATCAGGTGCGTGCCACAGCCCTTACCATTGAAATGCTGCGGCGCTTCCTGATCGGATACGTTGACGACGAAATGCGAGCCCGGATGAAGTGA